The nucleotide sequence CCCGCCGCGAACTCGATCAGATAGTCGGAGTCGTAGGCGTCGCCCGTCGCGATGGCCTCCGCCCGCGTCGCAAACACCGTCACGTCCCCGCGCTGTGCGCTGTACAGCGTCCGAACGCCAAACGCGTCGCGCGCCGCGAGCGCAGTTCCCGAGCGCGCGTCTGCGATCACCAGCCCGAAGTCGCCGAGCAAATCGGCGATCGCTCGCTCGCCGAAGCGACGATAGTGGCGCATCGCCAGCGCCACGTCGCTCACCGGCTCGTCCGTTAGGCCATACCGGCCACACAGCGCATCGCGGTTCTCGAGACGCATCCATCCGGCGGCAATCAGCGAACCAAACGCCGCAACATCGAGCACGCCGGGCTGGCCCTCGCGCGAGAACAGGACAGTCACGGCGCCGCACTCGAGCCGGTCGAGCGTGACGTTGCGCGCGCTGCAATAGCGCTCGACGCCGGTCGTTTCCGTCGCCGGCACGCGCTCGCCGCGCGAATGCACGAAACACGCGAAGAACTTCACGGCAGGAGATCCTCGAGCGGCACGTAGAACGCGACGTGCTCGGCGATGTCGTTGAGGGGCTCGCCATTGGTCTCGACCCATGCGTGCGCCCCGAAGGGATACGCCTGTGCGCCTAACCGCAGGCGCGCCGGCACCGACGATCGGCGCAGCAAGGCGTAGAGCGTGACCGACTGTTCGAGGCACAGCGCGCGACCGGGAAAGAGCGCGGCTGCCTTCGCGACTGACTCCTCCACGCTGCGCGCGGTGGCCATGTCGCGTTGCGCACGCACGGCGCAACGGCGATCCAGCCACCGAACGACCTTCACTGTGCGGCCGAGACCCAGGAACCGGAGGGAAAGGCGCACGCACGA is from Gemmatimonadaceae bacterium and encodes:
- a CDS encoding lasso peptide biosynthesis B2 protein, which produces MTGSSNVRVSRLDVSRRAPGLCQSLMVLSCVRLSLRFLGLGRTVKVVRWLDRRCAVRAQRDMATARSVEESVAKAAALFPGRALCLEQSVTLYALLRRSSVPARLRLGAQAYPFGAHAWVETNGEPLNDIAEHVAFYVPLEDLLP